TAATGCATTGCTGCGGTCAAGACTTGGATGTGGTCTTCAGAGGACCGAGATATACTGACGGGCTCCTTCGGACGAGGACAGCTGTCCCTCTTCAGACCCAAGTACTGGAACTGTAGTTGTcactgggggggaaaaaaactcaGCTCGGTGGcccctcctgcttttttttttttttttaaatcatctccACCTAAGAAGAAGATTAAAATACTTCTCTCCAGCTCTGAGGTCAGGTAATAAATACCGGGCTCAGGTAGTTGTAATCCCATCGTTCTCGGGCGACTCCACCCTATAATTAGGCTGCAAAGCCTCGAAAGCCTCCCATTATTGCGGGGACCGCAAAACCCTTGCGCGCCTCTTCCGGTTTCTCCGCGGTTGGCAGGTCAGCGCGGCAGGGTAGGGGCCGCCGATATCGCGCCCTCGCCGAGACCCTGCGCTAAGGCTCTGTCAATAGCAAGCTCGCCACCCCCCGGCTCTGGAATGTGCTCCGTTTGGGTCTTAGGAAGGAACTTCAttagctgtctttttttttttttggggggggggggggttctttttgCAAGCAGTTGGGGGTTAATTTTGTAGCATCGCACGTAAGTCGGTCCAAATTCACCGCGCACGAGTTTAGACCTGCTAAGTCGtctacagactttttttttttttttgtgaaaatattcttgcatcctttaaaaaaaaaaaaaaatccaaaagtaaGCGTCCAAGCCCGAGCCTCCTCTCCTAGTGCTTCCTTGGGAAGGCTTAACCTGCTACCGCGTTAAGGGCGGGGAGGAGGAGATTTTGTAAAacatcattttgttttgtttgcgcAGCGTACAAGACGCTGCTTTCCCCGCAGCAGTCTCCCCTCTCGGCCCTTGGTTGTTAAGGATCTTTGTGCGTTTCCGCCAGCTGGCGAGATTTTCCAAGGTAGGACATTTCTATCCTTCCTTGACTCTCCCTTTGGTTGTATTTCAGTTGGCTAATTTCGTTTTTGTATATTGATTGGATGTTCGTTTTTTATTGAGGAAATGATTTCCTAGATTGGCAGAATGTAgttttttaataaagaaataaacgtCCCGCCTggagacagcagggactgtgcaggggGACTGAGTGGGGAAGGGCCTAGTGGTTCGAGCAggggactatgaaccaggagaccagcgctccagtcctgctgtcgctcactTTACCctcctcaggtacaaaactcagattgtgagccctctggggatagggaaacacctacagtacctgaatgtaaaccggtgcgatatctGGATTGAGATCAAATGCAGGGGGACTTACTTAGTGCCCCTGTAAGTCCTCCCACCTggagacagcagggactgtgtTGAAGAGCTAAGTAGCCCCGTAATCTCTCTTCTCCCGCTTCCCCACAGGTATACGATGAGCAGGGAGTACATGTCTTACAAAGGGATGTGTTTCAGTCCCTTGTACACCTCAGCAGAGTTGCTCACTTTTGTGGAGAATGGATTCCAGGTGCGGGACGATGACATTTTCAATGTCACATATCCTAAATCAGGTAGGacagtgtttggggggggggggggggggagtgtgcatgtgtctgtaGTCTGTTTCATGTGCTGTGCAAGATAACTCGCTTGGTAACAAAGTCCTTACGCAAGAAAGCTTATATGTAAATCTGAGCTCTCAAAATGCTGGCCAGCCTCGGGACTCTGTGCTGCAGCCCTATTtgtgatggggtgtgtgtgtgtgtgtgtcttgttTCCGGAAGGGACCATCTGGATGATTGAGATCTTGAGCCTGATCTGCTCAGGAGGTGACCCGCACTGGAGCAGGACTGTCCCGAACTGGGAACGGATGCCTTGGCTGGAGTCGTTCAATGCACAGGAGACGCTGCAGGTGGTCTCCGAGAAACCCCGGCTCATCACCTCCCACCTGCCCGTCCACTTGTTCCCCAAGTCCAAAGCCAAGTCAAAAGCCAAGgtgagggggggatggggtggggggagagaagagagagctaATCTTTCCTGATGGCAATGAGCCTAGCACTTCATCTAGTGAAGGGCCCGTTTCTCGGTGGGCGGGAGGTTACTCTCCTGGCATCTCGCTTCTCCCTGCCTTTTCCTGATGAGATCAGTTGTGAGATAATGGGGCAACCCAGACTTTTACTACCgctcctgttccccccccccggggcaaCAACCCTAGTCTTGTTAACctcttccaggtgatttacacgGTCCGGAACCCCAAGGACGCGCTGGTCTCCCTCTACCACTTCTCCAGAGCGACGGTCTATTGGAAGGACCCAGGGAGCTTTGAGCAGCTCCTGCAGGACTTTCTCACAGGGGATGGTGAGTACATGGTTAGGTCAGATCCATTCATTACCCCCCACTTAATTACCTCTTTGGCTCCTCTTCCTGATGGCTCTCATCAGGGTTTTATCCTGTATGATCCTCCCATCCGGCTTTCACCAGAGAGATGGGCACAGCCTGCCTAATCTAAGCCAGAGCTGCACAAgatccttcttcccttcccaaaCTAGATCCCACTCTATCCTCCATTCTTCTGCCCTCCCCTAGGGTCAAAAGATTAAAGGAGAATGGAGTGAGAGAAGAAGGTGGTGGTCGGTTTGTCAGTGAGTGACCGCTCTCCCCATTTCTCCTGCAGTGCCCTACGGCTCCTGGTTCGACCACG
The DNA window shown above is from Rhinatrema bivittatum chromosome 19, aRhiBiv1.1, whole genome shotgun sequence and carries:
- the LOC115080835 gene encoding sulfotransferase family cytosolic 2B member 1-like, which gives rise to MSREYMSYKGMCFSPLYTSAELLTFVENGFQVRDDDIFNVTYPKSGTIWMIEILSLICSGGDPHWSRTVPNWERMPWLESFNAQETLQVVSEKPRLITSHLPVHLFPKSKAKSKAKVIYTVRNPKDALVSLYHFSRATVYWKDPGSFEQLLQDFLTGDVPYGSWFDHVRGWTAVKDQTPFLLVTYEELLKDLRGSVVRICDFLGRELDAAALDSVVENATFKTMKDNKMANYSLISEDLIDLKKSPFIRKGISGDWKNHFTLEQSELFDRVYQERMRNLNVKLSWD